DNA from Microbacterium sp. SORGH_AS_0969:
ATCGCCTCGGGATGCTCGACGGGCAGCGCATGCGCGCCGCACGCGTCGTGCTCGACATCGGTGTGCACCTCGGCAAGCCGCGCCTCGACGGCACGGGCACGTGGGACCACGACTACGCGCTCGCGTTCATGCTGAAGAACGTCAACATGAGCGAGGAGTTCGTGCGCTTCGAGGTCAACCGCTACCTCGGTTGGCCGGGTCAGGCGCCCGCGTACAAGGTCGGCCAGCGCATCTGGGAGCAGGTCCGCGAGGAAGAGCGGGAGCGCCGCGGTGCCCACTTCTCGATGAAGCAGTTCCACACGCGGGCGCTCGACATCGGTGGCGTCGGTCTCGACACGCTGCGGGCCGCCCTGGCATCCGTTTGATCCCCCGAGGGGCGTCGCTACGGCGACGCCCCTCGTTCGTGCCGGGGAATGTTTCGCCCTCGCGTAAAGTTCATTCATCCGAATGCAAGGAGATCTCATGGACGCCACCCCCGTCGAGCTGGGCCTCGACACCTTCGGAGACATCTCGCGCGGCCCCGACGGGGCACTGCAGAGCGACGCGCAGACCATCCGCAACGTCGTGGAGCAGGCGGTGCTCGCCGACGAGGTCGGGCTGTCGTTCTTCGGGGTGGGGGAGCACCACCGCAAGGACTTCGCGGTCACGAGCCCCGAGATCGTTCTCGCCGCGGCCGCCGCGCGCACGAAGAACATCCACCTCGGCACCGCGGTCACGGTCCTGTCGTCCGACGACCCGGTCCGCGTGTACGAGCGCTTCGCCACGCTCGACGCCGTCTCGAACGGCCGCGCCGAGGTCATCCTCGGGCGGGGGTCGTTCATCGAGTCGTTCCCCCTCTTCGGGTACGACCTGAACGACTACGAGCAGTTGTTCGAGGAGAAGCTCGAGCTCTTCTCGCTCCTCCTCGACGAGAAGCCGGTCACCTGGTCGGGACGCACCCGGGCCGGACTTCGGGATGCCGACGTGTATCCCAAGACCGAGAACGGGCTGAAAGCGTGGGTCGGTGTCGGCGGGTCGCCCGAGTCCGTCGTCCGCGCCGCCCGCTACGGCTACGGTCTCGTCCTCGCGATCATCGGCGGGTCCTCCGCCCGTTTCCGGCCGTTCGCCCA
Protein-coding regions in this window:
- a CDS encoding LLM class flavin-dependent oxidoreductase, with the translated sequence MDATPVELGLDTFGDISRGPDGALQSDAQTIRNVVEQAVLADEVGLSFFGVGEHHRKDFAVTSPEIVLAAAAARTKNIHLGTAVTVLSSDDPVRVYERFATLDAVSNGRAEVILGRGSFIESFPLFGYDLNDYEQLFEEKLELFSLLLDEKPVTWSGRTRAGLRDADVYPKTENGLKAWVGVGGSPESVVRAARYGYGLVLAIIGGSSARFRPFAQLYRQSLQEFGEPAMPISVHSPGHVAETDQQAWDEAYEGVAELNTTIGRERGWPAYNRLRFQHDVGPEGAMYIGSPETVATKIATTVRTLGASRFQMKFASGSISHDRLMSSIELYGTRVLPLVREMLADSDSDAAAS